From one Ctenopharyngodon idella isolate HZGC_01 chromosome 15, HZGC01, whole genome shotgun sequence genomic stretch:
- the tbx2b gene encoding T-box transcription factor TBX2b, which yields MRDPVFTGTAMAYHPFHAHRPTDFPMSAFLAAAQPSFFPALTLPPGALTKPIPDHTLAGAAEAGLHPALSHHHQAAHLRSLKSLEPEEEVEDDPKVTLEAKDLWDQFHKLGTEMVITKSGRRMFPPFKVRINGLDKKAKYILLMDIVAADDCRYKFHNSRWMVAGKADPEMPKRMYIHPDSPATGEQWMAKPVAFHKLKLTNNISDKHGFTILNSMHKYQPRFHIVRANDILKLPYSTFRTYVFPETDFIAVTAYQNDKITQLKIDNNPFAKGFRDTGNGRREKRKQLTLPSLRMYEDQCKVDRDGADSDASSSEPTTGRDAGHSPGPVSSPLRLNRGSRDDKTCTDSEHELDHQDERCGGSSSPGPEPPSPFRSRCEDRGRERPAVEKKDDYPDSRKSSDSIFSIRNLEKDKLESRPRKDTDLSKKDTENGGLSSSKDSFSPLMVQTESPSHFGAGHLQSLALSGLHSQQFFNPLNTGQPLLFHPGQFAMAPGAFSAMGMGHLLASVSGAGGLENGSLSAQGTGSTTSPFPFHLSQHMLASQGIPMPTFGGLFPYPYTYMAAAAAAASALPASSSTASSLSRNPFLSSSARPRLRFNPYQLPVSIPQSTNLLTTGLPSGLNPSSESSKCGSREASPVPDHKSGASQRNGSPKTTMKESINELQNIQRLVSGLESQRETSSPRDSPK from the exons ATGAGAGATCCAGTTTTTACAGGGACTGCGATGGCTTACCACCCTTTCCACGCTCACCGGCCGACCGACTTTCCTATGTCAGCTTTTCTCGCGGCCGCGCAACCCTCCTTCTTCCCGGCGCTGACCTTGCCTCCCGGGGCTCTCACAAAACCGATCCCGGACCATACCCTTGCCGGAGCCGCGGAGGCTGGGCTCCATCCAGCTCTGAGTCACCATCATCAGGCAGCTCATCTTCGCAGTCTCAAGAGCCTGGAGCCAGAGGAAGAGGTTGAAGACGATCCAAAAGTCACACTGGAAGCGAAGGATCTATGGGACCAGTTCCACAAATTAGGAACAGAAATGGTTATTACGAAATCTGGCAG GAGAATGTTTCCACCTTTTAAAGTCCGCATTAATGGACTCGATAAAAAAGCCAAGTATATTCTATTAATGGATATTGTGGCTGCCGACGACTGCCGTTACAAGTTCCACAACTCTCGCTGGATGGTAGCGGGGAAGGCCGACCCGGAGATGCCAAAGCGAATGTATATACATCCGGATAGCCCAGCTACTGGGGAACAATGGATGGCTAAGCCTGTTGCTTTTCATAAACTAAAGTTAACCAACAACATTTCGGACAAACATGGATTT ACCATCCTGAATTCAATGCATAAATACCAGCCCAGGTTCCATATTGTGAGAGCCAACGATATTCTGAAGCTCCCGTACAGCACTTTCAGGACATATGTTTTCCCTGAGACTGATTTTATTGCTGTCACAGCTTATCAAAACGACAAG ATAACACAACTGAAGATTGATAATAACCCATTTGCCAAAGGCTTCAGAGACACAGGGAATGGAAGGAGGGAAAAAAG GAAACAACTGACCCTTCCATCATTACGCATGTATGAAGACCAATGTAAAGTGGACCGTGATGGCGCGGACTCTGATGCTTCCTCAAGCGAACCTACAACCGGCAGAGATGCTGGTCATTCACCTGGACCGGTTTCCAGCCCACTTAGATTAAACCGGGGCAGCAGAG ACGACAAAACATGCACTGACAGTGAGCACGAATTGGACCATCAAGATGAGCGGTGTGGAGGCTCCAGCAGTCCTGGACCAGAGCCTCCATCTCCATTCAGGTCAAGATGTGAGGACCGGGGGCGGGAGAGGCCTGCTGTGGAGAAGAAAGACGATTATCCGGACTCCCGAAAATCAAGCGATTCTATATTTAGCATAAGAAACTTGGAGAAAGACAAACTAGAGAGCAGGCCGAGGAAAGACACAGACTTGTCAAAGAAGGACACGGAAAACGGTGGTCTTAGCAGCAGTAAAGACAGCTTCTCTCCTCTGATGGTACAGACAGAGAGTCCGTCACATTTTGGGGCAGGGCACCTTCAGAGTTTGGCGCTCTCCGGTCTACACAGTCAACAGTTCTTTAACCCACTAAACACCGGACAACCTCTATTATTCCACCCTGGACAATTTGCAATGGCACCTGGGGCGTTTTCAGCCATGGGTATGGGACATCTATTGGCTTCAGTATCAGGAGCTGGAGGTCTGGAGAATGGAAGTCTGTCGGCCCAGGGTACAGGGAGCACCACGAGTCCCTTTCCCTTTCATCTTTCTCAACACATGCTTGCCTCTCAG GGCATTCCGATGCCAACCTTCGGTGGACTTTTCCCGTACCCCTACACCTACATGGCCGCGGCAGCTGCAGCGGCCTCCGCCCTGCCCGCGAGCAGCAGCACGGCCTCCTCACTCTCCAGGAACCCGTTCTTGAGCAGCTCCGCTCGCCCTCGACTGCGGTTCAACCCATACCAGCTCCCAGTGTCGATCCCTCAAAGCACAAACCTGCTTACCACCGGATTGCCAAGCGGTCTAAACCCCTCATCTGAATCGTCTAAATGCGGTAGCAGGGAAGCGAGTCCTGTGCCTGATCACAAGTCGGGGGCGAGTCAGAGAAACGGCTCACCTAAAACAACAATGAAGGAATCCATCAATGAActtcagaacattcagagacTAGTGAGCGGCCTAGAGAGTCAGCGGGAGACTTCCTCACCTAGGGATTCCCCCAAGTGA